A window of the Vespa velutina chromosome 7, iVesVel2.1, whole genome shotgun sequence genome harbors these coding sequences:
- the LOC124950737 gene encoding chymotrypsin-2-like, translated as MAIRGLLFLGLIAVCYGATVPFLNPRIVNGEDAKPGEIPYQVSLQIKSSAFHFCGGSILNENYVITAAHCVSSKSKNNIQIVAGTNYLNDENSSIHNVKRIIVHKYYSPSDSWKNDIALLEVIEPFSETKLISFINLPTSHDVINTNDVAVISGWGRLWQNGATTKKLQRAMIYIADQAYCRNMYASMGYNIHDSHLCAYDPESPRGSCHGDSGGPLTVNGKLVGLVSWAKACALTDYPTVYTRVSEFMDWIDANTKA; from the exons ATGGCAATCAGAGGTTTATTATTTCTTGGCCTAATCGCCGTTTGTTATG gAGCAACAGTGCCATTTTTAAATCCAAGAATCGTAAACGGAGAGGACGCAAAACCAGGAGAAATTCCATACCAG GTCTCTCTTCAAATCAAATCATCGGCCTTCCATTTCTGTGGCGGTTCAATTCTCAACGAGAATTACGTCATTACTGCTGCTCATTGTGTCTCCAG caaatcaaaaaataacattCAAATTGTCGCTGGTACGAACTATTTGAACGATGAGAACTCTTCTATTCACAACGTTAAGAGAATCATCGTACACAAATATTACAGTCCATCGGATTCTTGGAAGAACGATATCGCGTTATTGGAA GTAATAGAACCTTTCTCCGAAACTAAATTGATATCTTTTATCAACCTTCCAACATCTCACGATGTTATCAATACCAACGATGTCGCCGTTATCTCTGGATGGGGTAGACTTTGG CAAAACGGTGCCACGACCAAAAAATTGCAACGTGCAATGATTTACATTGCCGATCAGGCTTATTGCAGAAACATGTACGCCTCGATGGGTTATAATATTCACGATTCTCATCTTTGTGCTTATGATCCGGAATCTCCTAGAGGATCTTGCCAC GGTGACTCTGGTGGCCCCTTGACCGTTAATGGGAAACTCGTTGGTCTGGTCTCTTGGGCCAAAGCTTGCGCCCTTACCGACTACCCTACGGTTTACACTCGTGTCTCCGAGTTCATGGATTGGATCGACGCTAATACAAAAGCTTAA